A DNA window from Methylocystis heyeri contains the following coding sequences:
- the otsB gene encoding trehalose-phosphatase — MLPNIEISDFAVFLDLDGTLVEIADRPDRVRMTRSTVDLLAVLRDRTDNALAMISGREIQCIDRILRPLKLPAAGVHGLQRRDAAGVLHARETPDLGRIVSALEQTIGEENGIVVERKPGAAAVHFRQRPDLERDCYRAVRAVIGERMDLHVMHGKMVFEILLKGGGKGKAIEAFLSERPFRGRKPLFAGDDTTDEAGFRVINARGGVSIKIGGGETLAHHRAANVSHFRNWLSVQVKHVNGMSADERS, encoded by the coding sequence TTGCTGCCCAACATAGAAATCTCCGATTTCGCAGTCTTTCTGGACCTGGACGGCACGCTGGTCGAAATCGCCGATCGGCCCGATCGGGTCCGCATGACGCGCTCCACGGTGGACCTGCTCGCCGTCCTGCGGGACAGGACAGATAATGCGCTCGCGATGATTTCGGGGCGCGAGATTCAATGCATCGACCGGATCCTGCGCCCGCTGAAGCTTCCGGCCGCCGGGGTTCACGGATTGCAGCGGAGAGACGCGGCCGGCGTCCTGCATGCGAGGGAGACGCCGGATTTAGGGCGGATCGTCAGCGCTCTCGAACAAACGATCGGAGAAGAAAACGGCATCGTGGTCGAGCGGAAGCCGGGCGCGGCCGCGGTGCATTTCCGCCAGCGTCCCGATCTCGAACGCGACTGCTACCGCGCCGTGCGCGCCGTGATCGGGGAAAGAATGGACCTGCATGTCATGCACGGCAAGATGGTCTTCGAGATCCTCCTCAAGGGCGGCGGCAAGGGCAAGGCTATCGAGGCTTTCCTGTCGGAACGCCCTTTCCGGGGACGCAAGCCGCTGTTCGCCGGCGACGACACCACGGACGAAGCCGGCTTTCGCGTCATCAACGCCCGCGGAGGCGTCTCCATAAAAATCGGCGGCGGAGAAACTCTGGCGCATCACCGAGCGGCGAACGTCAGCCATTTCCGCAACTGGCTTTCGGTCCAAGTAAAGCATGTCAACGGGATGAGCGCAGATGAGCGATCTTGA
- a CDS encoding IS5 family transposase (programmed frameshift), producing MIPEQFWLTDAQFSKIAPHLPTDTRGKARVDDRRVISGIVQVLKSGGRWVDAPPEYGPKKTLYNRYVRWAAKGVWVDLFHALAQAGGPPTEVLIDSSAVKAHRSASGGKGGRKIRPIGRSRGGRTTKIHALTDAQCRPIAFMLTAGNVADCTAGAELLAHLPPCEVLHGDKGYDSNAIRRRIEDGGALPNIPPKANRKWKNCFSPLLYRNRNAIERMFCRLKDFRRVATRYDRNAVNFLAAVCLAATVSYWL from the exons ATGATTCCCGAACAATTCTGGCTGACAGATGCGCAGTTTTCGAAGATTGCGCCACATCTTCCCACTGACACGCGCGGCAAGGCGCGGGTCGACGACCGCAGGGTCATCAGCGGCATCGTCCAAGTGCTCAAATCCGGCGGGCGCTGGGTCGACGCACCGCCGGAATACGGGCCCAAAAAGACACTTTATAATCGCTATGTCCGTTGGGCCGCCAAGGGCGTCTGGGTCGACTTGTTCCATGCACTCGCTCAAGCCGGCGGGCCGCCGACGGAAGTTCTCATCGACTCCTCGGCGGTGAAAGCGCATCGCTCGGCCAGCGGCGGCAAAGGGGGGAGAAAAATCAGGC CCATCGGCCGCTCGCGCGGTGGACGCACAACGAAAATCCACGCGCTGACCGACGCGCAATGTCGACCCATAGCTTTCATGCTCACAGCCGGAAACGTCGCCGATTGCACAGCGGGCGCGGAACTTCTTGCCCATCTTCCGCCTTGCGAAGTCCTCCACGGCGACAAGGGATACGACAGCAACGCCATCCGCCGTAGGATCGAGGACGGCGGCGCACTGCCGAATATTCCGCCCAAGGCCAACCGCAAATGGAAGAACTGCTTTTCGCCGCTCCTCTATCGAAACCGCAACGCCATCGAGCGCATGTTCTGCCGTTTAAAGGATTTTAGACGCGTGGCGACGCGCTACGACAGAAACGCCGTCAATTTCCTCGCCGCCGTTTGCCTCGCTGCCACTGTCAGCTATTGGTTATGA
- a CDS encoding outer membrane protein: MLSVAFLGTPLPGPVGAHAEQASAPPPFFAAQAAKPEEPSLWSGLYVGSETFVVSGKGVKGGLGGGALIGYDRAFPDNVVVGLQARAGYAPALFPQTSFRGLDYLSANMRIGYEIGRWTPFVTTGVVLAKPDMAGRGYTSAGDSFNGLFDQSAGVRGAGTIGAGVDYAVTDRLKVGVEVSAGGGRGYWLP, translated from the coding sequence TTGCTGTCGGTTGCGTTTCTCGGGACTCCGCTTCCCGGTCCCGTCGGCGCCCATGCGGAGCAAGCCTCAGCGCCGCCGCCGTTCTTCGCCGCCCAGGCCGCCAAGCCCGAGGAGCCGTCGCTCTGGAGCGGGCTTTATGTCGGCAGCGAGACGTTCGTCGTCTCAGGCAAGGGCGTGAAGGGCGGCCTCGGCGGGGGGGCGCTCATCGGCTACGATCGCGCCTTTCCCGATAATGTCGTCGTGGGTCTCCAGGCCCGCGCGGGATACGCGCCGGCGCTGTTCCCACAAACCTCTTTCCGCGGCCTCGACTACCTCTCCGCGAATATGCGCATCGGTTACGAAATCGGCAGATGGACGCCTTTCGTGACGACCGGCGTCGTGTTGGCGAAGCCGGACATGGCCGGGCGCGGCTATACGTCGGCCGGCGACTCCTTCAACGGCCTCTTCGACCAGTCCGCCGGCGTGAGGGGGGCCGGAACCATCGGCGCCGGCGTCGACTACGCCGTCACCGATCGGCTGAAGGTAGGCGTGGAGGTTTCGGCCGGGGGCGGGCGCGGCTACTGGCTTCCGTGA
- a CDS encoding integration host factor subunit alpha — translation MLVRADHSNHNESHCVTRAGLAEAVQTRLGLSTTKSIAFVEQVLREIVDTIAAGEDVKLRAFGSFHVRAKKERPGRNPKTGVAAKVTARRVVTFKASRVLHARVNRAAKLAESGRK, via the coding sequence ATGTTAGTTCGCGCGGATCACTCCAACCACAATGAATCCCACTGCGTGACGCGGGCCGGACTGGCCGAGGCGGTGCAAACGCGATTGGGCCTTTCGACGACGAAATCGATCGCCTTCGTCGAGCAGGTTCTCAGGGAGATCGTCGACACGATCGCTGCCGGCGAGGACGTCAAGTTGAGAGCCTTCGGCTCTTTTCATGTGCGCGCCAAAAAGGAGCGGCCCGGCCGCAACCCCAAGACCGGCGTAGCCGCCAAAGTGACCGCGCGCCGCGTCGTGACCTTCAAGGCTTCGCGCGTCCTCCATGCGCGCGTCAATCGCGCAGCCAAACTCGCGGAAAGCGGCCGCAAATGA
- the fixJ gene encoding response regulator FixJ translates to MAEPATIHIVDDDRAVCDSLSLLLKIEGYSVRSHESARDFLDAIQNDICDCVITDVRMPGMTGLDLLKELREQRASLPVILLTAHADVPLAVQVMKMGAVDILEKPFNDEALLASIHQALKRGKDELAHLAKTQEILAKRATLTKRESEVLSGLLKGQPNKVIADEMGISKRTVEVHRAAVMAKMQAQSLAELVQMALLIPREELERDTPQSGSTSPAKNSH, encoded by the coding sequence ATGGCCGAACCCGCAACCATACATATCGTCGACGACGATCGCGCTGTCTGCGACTCTCTCTCGCTGCTGCTCAAGATCGAGGGCTACAGCGTCCGCTCGCACGAATCCGCGAGAGACTTTCTGGACGCCATCCAGAACGACATCTGCGATTGCGTCATAACGGACGTCCGCATGCCGGGCATGACCGGCCTCGATCTTTTGAAGGAGCTCAGAGAACAGCGCGCCTCGCTTCCGGTCATTCTCCTCACCGCTCACGCGGACGTCCCGCTGGCGGTTCAGGTGATGAAGATGGGGGCGGTCGACATTCTCGAGAAGCCTTTCAACGACGAGGCCCTGCTCGCGTCGATCCATCAGGCGCTCAAGCGCGGCAAGGACGAACTTGCTCATCTCGCGAAGACTCAGGAGATATTGGCGAAGCGAGCAACCTTGACGAAGCGCGAGAGCGAGGTTCTGTCGGGACTCTTGAAGGGCCAGCCCAATAAGGTCATCGCGGATGAAATGGGCATAAGCAAGCGGACGGTCGAGGTGCATCGCGCCGCCGTAATGGCGAAAATGCAAGCCCAGAGCCTTGCAGAACTGGTTCAGATGGCGCTGCTGATCCCGCGCGAGGAATTGGAACGCGACACGCCGCAGAGCGGTTCGACGTCGCCCGCCAAGAATTCGCACTGA
- a CDS encoding phasin family protein, giving the protein MNQFDAVSEAAASTAKRLQAISDEATAYSKKHYESAYAHGGRLLNAKGLNEVIELQSDYAKISYENFVAEATKLSALCSEFAKEAFKPVKTEFAEPSREQPSPLATGLVATKSAPAQKKERVEG; this is encoded by the coding sequence ATGAACCAATTCGACGCGGTCTCGGAGGCGGCGGCCTCCACCGCGAAGCGACTTCAAGCGATATCGGACGAAGCGACAGCCTACTCGAAGAAGCATTACGAGAGCGCCTATGCGCACGGCGGAAGATTGCTGAACGCCAAGGGTCTCAACGAAGTCATCGAGCTTCAGTCCGACTACGCCAAGATCTCCTATGAAAACTTCGTCGCGGAGGCGACCAAGCTGAGCGCCCTCTGCTCTGAGTTCGCCAAGGAAGCGTTCAAGCCGGTCAAGACCGAATTCGCCGAGCCGAGCCGCGAACAGCCGTCCCCGCTGGCGACAGGCCTCGTCGCGACGAAGTCTGCGCCTGCGCAGAAAAAAGAACGCGTGGAAGGATAG